The genomic window GCATCCTATCCGCGGCTTCCAAGATTTGTATGACGTTCTCAAAAGTGACATTCATCTCAAGATTCTGTTTGCAAAACGCTTGCAATCGATTATTTGTAAAACCATAAAAAACCGGCGcggtaaataaatataaagagtCTTCAGGCGGCATTGAAACGTCCGCGTAATAAATATACCTTAATAAGGAGTCGAATGACTCGGAAGATGGAATCATTTCACCGATTTGTATCTATTGTAAAGAcacatgttttattaaattatatttaataaccataaataaacaaatgtgTAAAAATCGACATCTTACGTttactgtattattttcaGGCATAAAAGAGCGAAACATCCCCTCAAAATAGCAACAACGCGCCGCGAGAATGGCCTTATGGGCTGGAATCGGCACGCCATCTAACATAAGCGTTATATCACAGAATTCTCTGCCCACACTTTTAAGAAATGCCTCCATGTCCTGCTCCAAAGTCGTTCctaaagtaacaaataaattcaagcaaaaaaagataaaatgattatttcataagaaattttgaaaaacctCACCTGTACTAAGATCGCACTGCCTAGGAAATACACTTCTTTGAGGCATTTGtctttttctaataatctCTACCATCAAAGGTTGATCCAAGGTCTCAAATTCCTTGCTCATTACAATTTGATTGTAATTGATTTCTTTTACAATGAAACTCAAGCAAAACtcctttataaaatataattttaagtgAGCGGCATTATGCAATGCTTCTAAAACGTTAGCGTGACTTATAGTGGCTTTCAAATATTGAACGCACAACTGCTCCAAtcgtttcatattaaattgCAAAGCTAAACGATAGACATCCATCATAAGAAGCACAATTCGATTGCTTAATGGGTCTTCGACACGACTGCTCGACTCatcttcatttctttttgttgGATCGATACGATCGGTGTAAATATAGTTAAGAACCATCTCAAATGCCTCTGGAACAGCATCTTTCAGTCTTACCTAGAACATAATAGCAATACAACACATTGTTGGTTCCCAATAATGGGTAtcaaaacaataatattttactaatatcaCTTACTTCTAACAATGGCATATCTTTGATCGGTACATCTGCGGTTCCAAAAACTTCCTCTAAATGTTTATCTCGTTTCTCTCGAGCTTGCCTAATGCGTGTCCTAAGAAATTGTGAACGAGCCGCTACCATAGCTATGTGAGCAGATATTTTGGTTTCTGTATCTCCTACTATAAATTCTACATCACAGAAAAGGCGCCCGTTCAACAACCTTCCAAAATCATCATGTAAGGTACATTTTGGATAAGACGAAAATTGGAATCGGTACGTTTCCCCAGATCGGACATTATTGTCGACTGTTCCACCGAAAATGAACATTGCTTCTCCGATTACCGCTGCTGCGTGAAACAGTCGACCAGAAGGAACCTGACTATCAGCAgatggcaaaataatattccatgTTTGCGTATCGAGATCATAACAGTGAAGATCGTTGGGTAACGTAGAATCAGCTGCGCCGCCAAACACGTAAAGATGTCTATCAAAACTAACCATGGTGTGACCATATCGTCGCGCTGGCGGAGGTGGTGCACCACGAAGTATATGCTCCGTTGAAATTCGCGTCCATCTAGGATATATTCCGTTGAATACAATATAACTTCGAAACACAGAGCTATAAACCTACCGCCTTTCTCGAAAGTGGAATTGAAAGAGACTATTTGTGATCTTAGCTCCACTCTGGCCACTGAATACAAACATGGATTCGCGTGCTACTGCAACAGGAAAGTTACAACACGTTGGTGGGCAATCACCAGACTGAACAACCTCTTCCCACACTCTTGGTTCTCCAggctaaaaataataaaaatgtaattaataacttgCTACTCTGTTTTAGATATAGTGTATTAATAACTTACTAATAATGATATTGTCCACATATCATTTAATCTTGCATTACCATCATAACCAGCAAATAtccataatttattatcatatacagCAGCCCCATGTGCAGATCTAGCTACAGGAGTTCTAGAAAGAAATgcgaaatttgtatttcatataaGTATACAATAGATAATCTGAAAAAAAACATtagaaagtaaaagtaaattaaataagtaaGTGAAACATACTTCccaataaatttccattctgTCCAATGACCAGTTTGGAATCGGTACTCAAATAGGTCATTCTTATTTGTGAGATTCGAATTGGAATGTATGTCACCAGTGTAACCACCAAATACAAACATAGACGAGTCATGCACAACTGCAGAATGATGATATCTTGGAGCAGGAGGTACTCCTGTTGCAAATGCACGACCCCAGGACTTTTCTTTTACATCAAATCTCAATAAATCATTTAACATTCTTCTACCATTATCACCACCAAAAACATAGATCGCATCTTTGTATGCTACAACAGTATGTTTGCTACGCCTgtgtataatacaatatagtgAACTTCTGAAGTAATGTATTTACAAAACTTTTTCTAATAtgacatttaattaaagaaagtaaagaacaagaacaaaacaaatttaattaataataaattacatttaaacacTATAGCAACTTAATTTATAGAAGAATTGTATtggtaataattaaaaactttacaaattatgtattatcatttatttacaatattcatttaacaattacaaataaacTCCTTTAGACAAAGttagaaagtaaataaagagACTGGAAAATGCTGGGTATAACTGAAACACTGATGCACAATTATTGGAATTGAAATGCTGTAACAAAATTGTTGGTTGCATATTGTAGAGAAGAAAAgcgtaaaatatagaaatagaaaataacatataattcaAGTGGTAAactaaattaattgaaattacctGGCACCAACGAATTCGTCACATTCTGGCATACGTTGCCAGCGATGAACAGTTTCAAAAGGACCAAAATCAAGAGTCAAACACTCTGCTGTCGCAACGTtatccattttttattaccTCCAAAAAATAGAATcactttaaaatattcatctttaACCTATATACTGACTTAACCATTCCTCATTCTTCATAACTTTACAACGCTCGTCAAACAAAAATGAATCTATAAACGTTTCCAGTCACGAAATTCAACAGTATCGTAttgaaatatctgaaatttgTCGTGTACTAGCTACAATCTAAATAAATCGTCCGCTAGCGACAGAACTGTCAAAAACGTGTGATTGGATTGATCGGTAAGATTACGGCATACAATAGAACACAATTGAATTTACATACAATTGTTTATTTCAcgcataattaataaaaatagtctGTAAGAATATCTgctttaaattatactttatgaCATATACGATTATTGTTCACATGAatgtgaaatgtaaaatacagaaatcaTCACGAGAAAATTGGTTCTATTCCCAAACTTTTTTATCAGTAGTACCAAATTAATAAACGGGGAAAGAGTTGGCGCTtttgaatgatttttattGTGTACCGTTATAAATTCACGCAAATACgaacaatattataaatgtgtGTTACAAATCTTACGATTACGCGCATCTCCTTTGAACGATGTGAGATACATGTCATGCGGTGAAGTGATAACCCGTGAGACAACGTGCTAGCACGCGGAATCCAAACCGTGAAAGTCGGCTCTACTTTTCAATCTTTCACTAAACAAAACAATACTCAAAAATAATGATAGGAAATGTATTTCGAAACGGTCAAAAAATCTTTTGGATCAGCTGTACGTGTATCGGTACATACATCGCATACCGATACTGGAAAAGGCGAGAACTTCTGGCAATAGACGAAGGTTTTGATGAGGTGTCTAAGGTTAGAGTTCCGTTTTTGTTTCAAccaatttagaaatttcatttcgttcattcttttattcgttgagTTTAAAGCTCGGTAACAATCCTCATTGCTTTACTTTTATAGATTGATGATACTCACGAAAAACGAGTACTCCTATTAGGTTTAGACGGAGCTGGAAAAACATCGATTATAAACCAAATATGTGTTGCAAACGGCGATGAAACTTCTTACATTGTCCCTCCAAAACCAACGGAAGGTTCtactgtatataaaataaaaaatggagtTCTATTTTACAATGTTTGGGATAGTATGTAAAACTCATTATTCGAGGTTTGCGTATAATATGATCAcgttattaaatgtataattattcaatgTTTTATTGCTAGTTGGAGGTTCAGATCCCACTAGAAAATATTGGACTGCTTTCTTACAAGACACAGATCTGTTGTTATTTGTAGTAGATGCCTCTGATGTAAACAAATTATCTTCCGCAGCTTCTATTTTGAAACAGTTATTAAGTGATGCGAGAATGGATGATATACCAATTTTAGTAATTGCTAACAAGcaggtaaatatttttgattatacTTATTCAAAAAGTTTGTACTGTGTCTAACATGTTTGCGTATGAATATTAGGATTGTCCTAATGCTTTGAAGCCAGAAGAAGTTAAGAAAGCTTTAGATTTATTAAGTATTTCTCCACATAAACATAAAGTAGAAATAATTGGATGCCAAACAAGACCTCTTCCTGAAATGCCACCAGAAACAACTGAGTATACTTGGTATCATGCATCTATGGATTCTGTtaggaaaaaaatattctatatggCAAAAGATAGTGTATCTGCTCCTTTGTTCTGTTAGAAAATACTTTATAcaagaaaacaagaagaaatagaaggctaagaaaaaaaagaaggaaacaacAGTATGGCTAGTTCAGCATATCctgtataatttttcactGAATTAAAGTGATTACAGTTTGTCCAGAATGAACCTTattaagaaagaataattcgagttttaaaagaaagatacgaaTAAATGTGCACAATTTATAAGGCTTTTTCAGTACAATATGTTTgcaatcatttaattttacaatacttTTTATACTGCTTTTTTccaacatacatatatatatttatttaataaattatttatttccttcatTAGATCACAACAAATGTTTTTCgtatgttttttatattttaaatatacaaaatagaCACATTAGTTTTTGTAAttgatatacaaaataaagatttaGAGACTGTATTTAGGAacataaatctattttattcattcataatgtatagtattacacataatatatatatgatataaaagaaatcagtggttttatacaataaatattgttttatcttGTCTGTTTTTGTACTTACCTAAATAAAagcattaattaatatattcattttatactgcaatactttatatacaaatttgtatcaaaaatggaatatattcGTTCTAAAcattataagaaattaattaatgttacttttatttttgttttcaagatatttattgtattgttCAGGGATGCCTTTGAATACTTTAATTTTAGCACGTATTTGCTTCCAtgtatattgataataatttttcttatctagTGCCATAGCCTAGACgattcatttaataataagaaacagTTTGTCAATATGAAAAACATTGCTGTAGAAAAGACATTACCTTGTACTCTTCTCCGTACTTATCCATTAAGTAAGTAAGGAAATACACCTGACTATTTGGTAGCATaaacttcctttttctcgGTGCCTTTGCCTCTGCCTCGAGTTGTTGTGCCACATGTACCTTTATAGGTGTCATTTCAACATCTTCCTCTTCAGTTTGTAATTCCTCATCAACATTGTCATCTTTCtgttttaaaactttttcaaTATGCTCTCTTTTTGAGTTTGGTATTTTCAAAGCATCATTTGGATCATATGCTAATCCCATTTGATTTAAATTAGTTCGCGTAGATTTTACTGCCTCCCacgattcttttatttgaggactgtgaaaaataaaattttgtctcATTACTTACGTATATCCATAATAaaacacgatgaaaattttggtTATATTTACCATTTTATTGTCGGTAACTTGGACAGTTTATTTCTTAATCGTTTACGATTTACATTCATACGATATTTCTTCCTACGTTTTACCTTTCTAattttcgtcatttttctGATCTTACACTATTACGTGTTCTCGAAAAATAATCAGATTTCTAATTCAAACTCGCATGCTGCATGCGTATACTTAGCAATGTGGATTCACCAGGTTGTACTCTTGATAATTGTCCCTAGTTTAATTGTCCCTAGGGAGAAATTTTCAGTGTAAAATAGAATGGTATGACTAGTGGCGCGTTTAATTCGAAAAGAATCGGAAATATTTCACTGATCAAGcctattaaaatatgatataacaatatatacaatactttttgtgttacaaaataataaataaaacttaaacATGAAAGCCATTCCTTATATTCAAGAGAATTATGtgtaatacataaaaaaatggaCTTTCGACGTTTTCAGAAGTAGATGTGCCAGAAAtcgattatttcataaaagcggaattctataaaatttgtcCTCGATTTCGTACAATCTGATTGTCAAGTAATCATCCATTGTATGCTAATTATTGTTCTGTTGACTTTAGAACGGAGATATTTTACAGTTAGTACGTGATAGGGAAAGTCTTTTCATGGGACACAATGATGTTTAAACACGTTCTACTTCCATTATTGTTTCGTGGCCTTTTGTTATCATTCTCTATAGAGAATAGCCACTAAACAAGCaggattttacaatttattattcagcTCTTGATTCAACTGTTCCATTTGctgaaacaaacaaaaaaaaaacctaTTACGTTTTACTTAACGAACACAGCGAATTATAGTTCacgtttgaataaaaataaatgagagATTTAtcattcaattaaaattatagcgTTCTGTTTATTACGGAAACGTAAATTAATATCGCTGCGGatgatttgttattttaattggaataatgaaaaacaaatgGGAACGATATCTGTTCGATAGcctttataaataaattagagcAACATCAGACCAGAATTATTATTGCGCAGTCACTTTTGCTTCGGTGGGAagggataaaataaattaacagtaTTATTggaagattgaaaatttatttctcaattattCGAATGTGTGAAAAATCCTTCGGAATCGAAAATGTGTTTCGTTAAATGTGTTTCATAAAGGTAGCTGgtgtgtataatataaataaaattaatatcaccTATATCTACTTATACGCAACATTCATACATCTACTTGagttctttatatttatataatcaaattCTACTGTCCTGATAGCGCGGagttgttaaaatatttatctacaaGTCTGAATCCGGTTCTGTTAAGTCTTTCGTTCCTGATAAATGATCCTGATCATCGATACACCTTCTTCAATAAAATTCACCGTCATAATCATAACGCAATTGAACTTCACCGAAGAAAAGATATGTACTTCTTAGAATCATGAAATCGTCAGGAGACTGAAGAAATCCAAGATCCAAACTCTTCAGAAGAAACCGAAAGGCTTAACGTATAGGGTCACAAAGGTTTACCAGGCGTAGCTGGTACCGAGACCGTTGAATACCGTGTGCACGACGGGGGCAGCCGCTTCGTATCCGTAGGCCTTTGAGATCAATTGAGCCTGTGGAGCGTATGCATGGGCGAGAGGAGTGGCGGCATAAGTCTTAGCCAGAAGAGGTGCTGAGGCGAAGGAGGCGGTGTATCCATGGGCTGGCGCGATCAGGGCGCTCTTGGCAATGACTGGAGCATGGGCAGCGTATCCGTAGCTTTTGGCGATGAGAGGAGCACCTGGTGCAGCGTAGGACAGCTGAGCGGTTGGTGCTGCGTAAGACAGATGAGCGGCTGGTGCGGCGTAGGACAGATGAGCAGCTGGCGCAGCGTAGGACAGAGGAGTGGCGTAGGATTTAGCGAGCAGAGGAGCAGCAGCGACTGGCGCGGCGTAGGTCTTGGCCAAAAGAGGAGCTGGTGCAGCGACTGCAGTCTTAGCGATCAGAGGAGCTGAGGCTGCGTAGCTGTATGGGGCGGCGTAGGCCTTGGTGACCAAGGGAGCACTGTAGCTGTACGGGGCAGCGTATGTCTTGGCAATGAGGGGAGCGGCGGTCGGCGTGAGGTAGGCTGGGGCAGTGTAGGTTGCCTTCACGATAGGAGTGTGGCTGATTTCGTAGTTGAGGAGACCATCGTTGCTGACGCTGTGGCTGCTCACGCGAACGAAGGAATGAGCAGAGTCGTCGGACTTCGAATAAGAAGAAATCACGTTCTGACCGGCAAAACCTTTCTGGGTGGACTCCTGGCTGAAACCGATGCTGCTGTGGTCACCAGACGACGCCGCGATGTCATAAGCGGCTGGGCCACCGGCACTGGCTACTGCCAGGAAGGCTGCGAGTACTACGAACTgcaggaaaattattttattattatatgtaaatatcacATGatgagaaataataattatgttccCTGTCTAGTCGAAGTTATTGACGATAGTAAAATGCTtcacaaacaaaaaaaatctGTTCCAAGAAAGGAAGTGGTCAGATCATACTAAACTACtaaactaattaaaatgatCTCTAGTTTCAACAAAGATTCTTTCccgtagaaaatttatattttgttatgttGTGCCCAACGGCTTGAAGCTTTCACAAGATCCACAGCAAACGATTAAATCAATTGACGTGATCTAAAGTTTCAACAAAGTTTTATGCTTTCTCAAGTTATACCAATGGTCCTAAATCTTCGACGACTCGTTGTACGAGCGACGACGTTCAAGGAAGAAGCTTACCTTGAATGCCATTTTGCTTTTGAGTGAAGGACCCGCTGTGCTCTGACGGAATACGAAACTTGGCCCGGTATTTATATGCAGCAAAGCTTGCAGGGGGATCAATCGAATTTTTGCTGCCACCGTTTCCAATTTGATTGGGTATGGCTGATCAAGGGAGAGGGAAATTGTATCATGGTACACTTTTTTTCGTAAGGAATCATTAAGAAAGTGGTGGAACATAGCCAGGTTAAGGGGGGACATGGTCGAATGTCGGGCGTGGTCTTGACTCAATTAAGATCACTAATTTTATAAGCATACGGAACAATCGTACTAATCATAACATTATGTTCCAACATAATGTTAAGGAAGAAGCTTCTTCATCAGCGTAAAAGTTTTTATCATATCAtgaaattagattttattgACGTTTCTACGATATCACACAATATTTATCAGGTAAAGTTTCGGCAATTACGTAAACACGATTACTTtacgtatttctattttgtaatgttgcataacttaaatatacatatgcttGGTATTTAATATTCGTCCAATTAAGATGTTTCCATGAAACAAGAGGGTACGAAAATAAgttttaacgaattatatttatttgaggCTCATTAACCAGCAGAATTGACCGATGTCGCCAATTATATGCATCACGTAATAACTTGTTTGATTCACGTGAATGATCTTTTTTCGGGTTACTCGGTTTATTCTGTATTGTATAAAAGAATACTGCTACGTCACATAAGGCGTTTAACTTTTTTCCCTTATATTCTGGCCTTCCTTTCGTTTATGTAATGTGATACATATACCAATGCCGGGTCGTGATATTGTAAAACCTGCCAAGGACGCACTTTCTCCAAATTGTGGCACTGACATAAAAAGACATACACGTTCACCGGATCCATGCGATTTTTGCCCATGTGTCGGTGATCTTGTTGCCATTGTCAGATAAAATCTACTATTCCGATGTCGACCCGGAGGCGAATAGCTCTATGTTTAGAAATTAAGAGGCGTGACTCCACTAACCCCGAATTGAACCACCATGACGTAATTTCAAGTTTTGATTTAGatcgaatatataatatggtCTTAAAGGAACAGCTAAAAGAAAGGAGCTTTCTATTCCTTCACTATTGCAACCTGTTCCGCTATATGTTTCTTCATATATAAGAATAGCaaagagaaaatggaaatcgtCAAAATAGCTTTTTTTCTTAGAGGGTGGCTCTTCATCTAGACTCACTTTTTTCCGTTGATTATCTTTTTTGCGTTCTTTGTTCGAGATATCCACCGGAGTTTGATTCCCCTTTTAGTTTGATTGCTCGTGCTTAGAGTATTTGCCGGAGATCGCCCATCATTTGCCATCCACTGTCTCATACGCTTCTTCATCTCTTTATCATAGCCCACATCAAACAgagaaaaatcagaaaatacaTCGTTGATCAGCATCATCTCCTGATCGCAAAGTCGCTCGAATCAGAAGTCCTGGACCGTTTTAAAAGTAAACCAAGGTGGTTTGGAATTTCTCATGGGTGTTTCTGTTTTGTTCAGTGTGCGAGATTCCGTCGAGTTTATCGATGAAGTTCCATGCTGTTACTGTTTGGACGTTgatggattttttttttttttttttttttttgattcaCTACGAACAATTTTGCGACTatcattattgtatatttttgcgaatatgCAAATATCTGCAATAGGTGTAGTTTCTTTATGCGTGTCGTAACATTTAATGACTTTTATCGAGTCTTTTCGAGAATGATCGGTTTCAGCGTCTACGtcaatacattattttataacctTTGTTCAATTTGACATACATATCCTCGAGTATTATAGAAGAGCGAGATGATAATGATTTATTTCCctgttggaaataaattttttgtagGATCTGTGACGCGATACATCTTATTGGaattatgaaaagaaatgaattaaatatatgcTTTACGTTAAGATGTAATTTAACTGATAGAGAGTACTCGATATAGTTTGTGGAAATTTGAAGTTAATAAGAATGCCGgggacatttttatttattaattcagaCAATCCCGACGATTCTGAAGTTCCGTTTGCCTGAGATGTTTTCGGTAGTCTTGtcgtttcaaaattatctTGCTTCGTTTCGTgtcttttcattaatttttgctagataatttaagaaacagttacataataattattccaatattaGGTTACGCAATATGTAATgtacaaaaagataaaaaaacaCGTCTgtcatttctattttctgcATAATTTGTTTGTGTTTGCTTAAAAAGTTCTCatatcttcttttaaattttattattttttgtcaAGATATACTAATGTgctataaaaagaagaatatattaacGTGAcataagatttaaaaaaatataacaaaacagaaaaattcgaCGAGGATGGGATTCGAACCCACGCGTGCAGAGCACATTGGATTAGCAGTCCAACGCCTTAACCACTCGGCCACCTCGTCACATGAgaatttaatctttaaatgtaattgaaatattacaatgatttaatttaacacAAATCCCTTTCACTTTTCAGCTAATTGAATATATTCCAATTGTCTGATAAATACTCTAATCTTATTCTAAAACATATACTGGATCTCTGTTTTGTGTTTCATATACATTGCAGTATGTTGCAACAAGTACTCTGTTCTGtattgtatgttatataatcTCAATTATATGCACGTGTGTATCTTCATATATAcatgaatatgtatattcaagcgTTATCTTATCAACTcgttaaattttctgtttttcaaagtttttatATTGCACCTGCTGaactttgaataaaattattgttttaaatattgatagaATAAATCTGTACATAAAAAGCAATTTTGCTTCTTCGTTTGCTTCCACTTCTAGTTCTAGTACATCTTATCGCGTATTTTTTTACatgttttgtaaataatgATTATGTAGCTGTTGCAACTTATTTACTCGCGATTGTTAAAAgtttgttatataaaagtaatgcATGAGTCATGGACAACAGCAATTATGTGAAATTGTTCGTCATAGTTCTTTGGAATCTACGAAACACAGTATTCACAAGCCTTGTCAAGTAATCATTACTAGATTGCATGATCGGTGTCCAGTATTATTCTCATACACGATGTAGATCTGTCAGTGATTTTATTAGgtaatgtacatattatagaTCAATCGATATGGAAAATACAATAGATTCGATGTTATCGTATACACCAGTATACGATAAAGAGATCACGaaaagttttgaaaataatttttcaagaacTAAGGGTAAGTGACAAGCAAAATGCACGATCTTTACATTTAACGTTTCTTACAGATATGACACTATATGGCATACATCCAAAAAGATAATTCCCATGCAATAATCTGCATTAGAAAATAACAGTATCTTTGTAAAAGGTAAAGTAAAAAGTATCTTTAActgttatttatctttcaGAGGAATGTTACCTGGATCATGCAGGAGCAACACTGTATTCtgatatacaaataaaaaatgttgcatTTGATTTACACAATTCACTTTATGCTAATCCACATTCCATTGGAACTGCAAGTAACATAACTCAAGATATTATAGAGCGTATGAGATACCAGTAAGACATTCTGAAGATAAATAATACTGTTAATCAAATAATGTCAAGTATGATAgtaacttttcaattttataggATTTTGGATCATTTCCACACCTCTATTGAtgaatatagtattattttcaCATCGGGTGCAACTGCATCCTTAAAGTTAATAGCTGATACATTCTTCTTTAACAAGGACGAAAGAGATAACTCTAATTCAGGGCATTTTATCTACACACAAGATAATCATACTTCAGTTCTTGGCATGAGAGAAGttgttaataaaaaaggaGTAAAGATATCTTGTTTGAGTCACAACAatgcttttgaaattttcaattcttcaaAATCTATGAGTTCCTATCAACAACAGAACAATCCCATCAAAAGTAATTCACTGTTTGCTTACTCTGCTCAATGTAATTTTTCCGGATTAAAGTATCCTTTAACATGGATTAGAGATGTACATAATGGAATTCTATCTAGTGTTGTTTCTGATACATCTACAAGGTGGTATGTCCTACTTGATGCTGCTAGCTTTGCATCTACAAATGACTTAGATCTATCTATCTACAAACCAGATTTTGTTTgcttatctttttataaaatgtttggaTATCCTACTGGAATTGGTGCATTACTAGTAAAAAATGATAGTGCAAGTGCACTTCAAAAAGTTTATTATGGTGGTGGTACCATAGATGTTTCGTTGACCTCTGATTTGTTccatataaaacgaaaaattcttcATCAAAGGTATAAGATCAGTAATCATTTCCTAAATTAACTAATTTCTTACTGATATACATCCTGTTACAGATTTGAAGATGGTACTATCCCATTTCTctctataa from Bombus pyrosoma isolate SC7728 linkage group LG8, ASM1482585v1, whole genome shotgun sequence includes these protein-coding regions:
- the LOC122570242 gene encoding leucine-zipper-like transcriptional regulator 1 isoform X2 — encoded protein: MDNVATAECLTLDFGPFETVHRWQRMPECDEFVGARTPVARSAHGAAVYDNKLWIFAGYDGNARLNDMWTISLLPGEPRVWEEVVQSGDCPPTCCNFPVAVARESMFVFSGQSGAKITNSLFQFHFRERRWTRISTEHILRGAPPPPARRYGHTMVSFDRHLYVFGGAADSTLPNDLHCYDLDTQTWNIILPSADSQVPSGRLFHAAAVIGEAMFIFGGTVDNNVRSGETYRFQFSSYPKCTLHDDFGRLLNGRLFCDVEFIVGDTETKISAHIAMVAARSQFLRTRIRQAREKRDKHLEEVFGTADVPIKDMPLLEVRLKDAVPEAFEMVLNYIYTDRIDPTKRNEDESSSRVEDPLSNRIVLLMMDVYRLALQFNMKRLEQLCVQYLKATISHANVLEALHNAAHLKLYFIKEFCLSFIVKEINYNQIVMSKEFETLDQPLMVEIIRKRQMPQRSVFPRQCDLSTGTTLEQDMEAFLKSVGREFCDITLMLDGVPIPAHKAILAARCCYFEGMFRSFMPENNTVNIQIGEMIPSSESFDSLLRYIYYADVSMPPEDSLYLFTAPVFYGFTNNRLQAFCKQNLEMNVTFENVIQILEAADRMQAVDMKKYALNLIVHHFTKVARLPRLKQLSRELLLDILEALADERSEARTCQDMANDC
- the LOC122570242 gene encoding leucine-zipper-like transcriptional regulator 1 isoform X1; the protein is MDNVATAECLTLDFGPFETVHRWQRMPECDEFVGARRSKHTVVAYKDAIYVFGGDNGRRMLNDLLRFDVKEKSWGRAFATGVPPAPRYHHSAVVHDSSMFVFGGYTGDIHSNSNLTNKNDLFEYRFQTGHWTEWKFIGKTPVARSAHGAAVYDNKLWIFAGYDGNARLNDMWTISLLPGEPRVWEEVVQSGDCPPTCCNFPVAVARESMFVFSGQSGAKITNSLFQFHFRERRWTRISTEHILRGAPPPPARRYGHTMVSFDRHLYVFGGAADSTLPNDLHCYDLDTQTWNIILPSADSQVPSGRLFHAAAVIGEAMFIFGGTVDNNVRSGETYRFQFSSYPKCTLHDDFGRLLNGRLFCDVEFIVGDTETKISAHIAMVAARSQFLRTRIRQAREKRDKHLEEVFGTADVPIKDMPLLEVRLKDAVPEAFEMVLNYIYTDRIDPTKRNEDESSSRVEDPLSNRIVLLMMDVYRLALQFNMKRLEQLCVQYLKATISHANVLEALHNAAHLKLYFIKEFCLSFIVKEINYNQIVMSKEFETLDQPLMVEIIRKRQMPQRSVFPRQCDLSTGTTLEQDMEAFLKSVGREFCDITLMLDGVPIPAHKAILAARCCYFEGMFRSFMPENNTVNIQIGEMIPSSESFDSLLRYIYYADVSMPPEDSLYLFTAPVFYGFTNNRLQAFCKQNLEMNVTFENVIQILEAADRMQAVDMKKYALNLIVHHFTKVARLPRLKQLSRELLLDILEALADERSEARTCQDMANDC
- the LOC122570242 gene encoding leucine-zipper-like transcriptional regulator 1 isoform X3 — its product is MDNVATAECLTLDFGPFETVHRWQRMPECDEFVGARRSKHTVVAYKDAIYVFGGDNGRRMLNDLLRFDVKEKSWGRAFATGVPPAPRYHHSAVVHDSSMFVFGGYTGDIHSNSNLTNKNDLFEYRFQTGHWTEWKFIGKTPVARSAHGAAVYDNKLWIFAGYDGNARLNDMWTISLLPGEPRVWEEVVQSGDCPPTCCNFPVAVARESMFVFSGQSGAKITNSLFQFHFRERRWTRISTEHILRGAPPPPARRYGHTMVSFDRHLYVFGGAADSTLPNDLHCYDLDTQTWNIILPSADSQVPSGRLFHAAAVIGEAMFIFGGTVDNNVRSGETYRFQFSSYPKCTLHDDFGRLLNGRLFCDVEFIVGDTETKISAHIAMVAARSQFLRTRIRQAREKRDKHLEEVFGTADVPIKDMPLLEVRLKDAVPEAFEMVLNYIYTDRIDPTKRNEDESSSRVEDPLSNRIVLLMMDVYRLALQFNMKRLEQLCVQYLKATISHANVLEALHNAAHLKLYFIKEFCLSFIVKEINYNQIVMSKEFETLDQPLMVEIIRKRQMPQRSVFPRQCDLSTGTTLEQDMEAFLKSVGREFCDITLMLDGVPIPAHKAILAARCCYFEGMFRSFMPENNTVNIQIGEMIPSSESFDSLLRILR
- the LOC122570243 gene encoding ADP-ribosylation factor-like protein 1 — translated: MIGNVFRNGQKIFWISCTCIGTYIAYRYWKRRELLAIDEGFDEVSKIDDTHEKRVLLLGLDGAGKTSIINQICVANGDETSYIVPPKPTEGSTVYKIKNGVLFYNVWDIGGSDPTRKYWTAFLQDTDLLLFVVDASDVNKLSSAASILKQLLSDARMDDIPILVIANKQDCPNALKPEEVKKALDLLSISPHKHKVEIIGCQTRPLPEMPPETTEYTWYHASMDSVRKKIFYMAKDSVSAPLFC